A genomic window from Euzebyales bacterium includes:
- a CDS encoding isocitrate lyase/phosphoenolpyruvate mutase family protein gives MPLEANDPEALRRRFARLHDEGLFVMPNAWDVGSARVLASLGFAAIATTSSGHAASLGRADQLVTLDELVDHATALATAVDIPVSIDAERCYADRPQAIAANVSRLAETGAAGLSIEDYDPRHGIDPLTTATARVAVAAAAAHDHGMVLTARAENHLYGRDDLDDTIRRLLAYRDAGADVLYAPGLDDIDRIARVVEETGGAVNVLLLSSGPSVPELEAVGVRRVSTGGALAFAAYGALAAAARALRAEGTAAYSRAALSAADRRAALTLAPPTRDGRGRADT, from the coding sequence ATGCCGCTGGAGGCCAACGACCCCGAAGCGCTGCGCCGCCGCTTCGCGCGGTTGCATGACGAGGGCCTGTTCGTGATGCCCAACGCCTGGGACGTCGGATCGGCGCGGGTGCTCGCCTCGCTCGGCTTCGCCGCGATCGCCACGACGAGCTCCGGCCATGCGGCGTCGCTCGGCCGCGCTGACCAGCTCGTCACCCTCGACGAGCTCGTCGACCACGCGACCGCGCTCGCCACCGCGGTCGACATCCCGGTCAGCATCGATGCCGAGCGGTGCTACGCGGACCGGCCGCAGGCCATCGCGGCGAACGTGAGCCGCCTCGCAGAGACCGGCGCTGCAGGTCTGTCCATCGAGGACTACGACCCCCGCCATGGCATCGACCCGTTGACGACCGCCACGGCGCGGGTGGCCGTCGCGGCCGCCGCCGCTCACGACCACGGCATGGTGCTGACCGCACGCGCCGAGAACCACCTCTACGGCCGCGACGACCTCGACGACACCATCCGGCGCCTGCTCGCCTACCGGGACGCGGGCGCCGACGTGCTCTACGCGCCGGGCCTCGACGACATCGATCGGATCGCACGGGTCGTCGAGGAGACCGGCGGCGCCGTCAACGTCCTGCTGCTGAGCTCGGGTCCGTCTGTCCCAGAGCTCGAAGCCGTTGGCGTGCGGCGCGTCTCGACAGGAGGAGCGCTCGCCTTCGCCGCCTACGGGGCACTGGCGGCCGCCGCACGCGCGTTGCGGGCCGAGGGCACCGCGGCGTACTCGAGGGCGGCCCTGTCGGCCGCTGATCGCCGGGCCGCGCTGACGTTGGCGCCACCTACCCGGGACGGAAGGGGACGCGCGGACACCTGA
- a CDS encoding pyridoxamine 5'-phosphate oxidase family protein, which yields MVTWNDFAAEAPRIADVFVRRHAAAGNLCLLATLRSDGYPRISPMEPRLFEDHLVLVGMPGTTKFRDLGRDPRFCLHTATVDPYVSDGDAKLWGEATHVPDDDLHQRFAADLYEQTGMDLRGQTFDPFHVAELTGASSVAIEDDQLLITVWRPGEGEQVVRKT from the coding sequence ATGGTCACCTGGAACGACTTCGCCGCCGAGGCGCCCCGGATCGCGGATGTGTTCGTCCGTCGCCATGCCGCCGCCGGCAACCTGTGCCTGCTCGCCACGCTGCGGTCCGACGGGTATCCCCGGATCAGTCCGATGGAGCCACGCCTCTTCGAGGACCACCTGGTGCTCGTGGGCATGCCCGGCACCACGAAGTTCCGCGACCTCGGTCGCGACCCGCGGTTCTGCCTGCACACGGCCACCGTCGACCCCTACGTGAGCGACGGCGACGCCAAGCTGTGGGGCGAAGCCACACACGTGCCGGACGACGACCTCCACCAGCGGTTCGCGGCGGATCTGTACGAGCAGACAGGGATGGACCTGCGGGGGCAGACGTTCGATCCGTTCCACGTCGCCGAGCTCACGGGAGCGTCATCGGTGGCGATCGAGGACGACCAGTTGCTGATCACCGTCTGGCGGCCGGGCGAGGGCGAGCAGGTCGTGCGCAAGACCTGA
- a CDS encoding NAD(P)/FAD-dependent oxidoreductase — protein sequence MPTALLIGAGVAGPVAAMALQRAGIDAEVFEAHPRTAEDVGTFLTLQTNGMDALRAIDAHDAVAGIGFPTPIMRFTSGPGRALGALPTGRALDDGTVSHTVRRADLYSALRDEALRRGVVIHHSHRLVHAHERDGRVRAAFANGARVDADLLVGCDGVRSRVRAIINPVGAGARRLPLLNLGGYAEHVVPDARVGDYHMVFGRRGFFGYVVAPDATTWWFANPRSPANAEEQSIAATTDAQWRRRLRDLYADDRSPAIDLIDATRHPLRGHSTWDLPSVGRWRTDTMIVIGDAAHAASPSSGQGASMAIEDAVQLARCVRDLPGIPDALAAYEQLRRTRVERVVTAGARTSNDKVAGPVARVLRDTFMPLFIRRVAGRGRLSLDWIHTHHIDWDDPVGATPAGQR from the coding sequence ATGCCCACAGCTCTGCTGATCGGCGCCGGCGTCGCCGGTCCCGTCGCGGCGATGGCCCTGCAACGCGCCGGAATCGACGCCGAAGTCTTCGAAGCCCACCCGCGGACCGCTGAGGACGTCGGAACGTTTCTGACACTGCAGACCAACGGCATGGACGCCCTGCGCGCGATCGACGCGCATGACGCGGTCGCCGGGATCGGCTTTCCCACGCCGATCATGCGGTTCACGAGCGGCCCCGGACGTGCGTTGGGAGCGCTGCCAACCGGCCGCGCACTCGACGACGGCACGGTGAGCCACACCGTCCGGCGGGCCGACCTGTACTCGGCGCTGCGAGACGAGGCGCTGCGCCGCGGCGTCGTGATCCATCACAGCCACCGACTGGTCCACGCACACGAGCGCGACGGCCGCGTGCGCGCCGCGTTCGCGAACGGCGCACGCGTCGACGCCGACCTGCTGGTCGGATGCGACGGCGTCCGCTCACGGGTGCGCGCCATCATCAACCCCGTCGGGGCCGGCGCCCGCCGTCTGCCCCTGCTCAACCTCGGGGGGTACGCCGAGCACGTCGTGCCCGATGCACGTGTCGGCGACTACCACATGGTGTTCGGACGACGCGGGTTCTTCGGCTACGTCGTCGCGCCCGACGCCACGACGTGGTGGTTCGCGAACCCACGAAGCCCGGCGAACGCCGAGGAGCAAAGCATCGCGGCGACGACCGATGCACAGTGGCGCAGACGGCTGCGGGACCTGTACGCGGACGACCGCTCACCGGCGATCGACCTCATCGACGCCACCCGGCACCCGCTGCGCGGCCACAGCACCTGGGACCTGCCGTCCGTGGGCCGCTGGCGCACCGACACCATGATCGTCATCGGCGACGCCGCGCACGCCGCGTCACCGTCGTCCGGACAGGGCGCGTCGATGGCCATCGAGGACGCGGTGCAACTCGCCCGCTGCGTCCGCGATCTGCCGGGCATCCCCGACGCGCTCGCCGCCTACGAACAGCTGCGACGGACCCGTGTCGAGCGGGTCGTCACTGCCGGCGCCCGCACCAGCAACGACAAGGTCGCGGGACCCGTCGCGCGGGTCCTGCGCGACACGTTCATGCCCCTGTTCATCCGGCGCGTGGCCGGCCGCGGTCGCCTCTCACTCGATTGGATCCACACGCACCACATCGACTGGGACGATCCCGTGGGCGCCACCCCCGCCGGCCAGCGCTGA
- a CDS encoding MarR family transcriptional regulator encodes MTTSEALRGEIRSSVVRFIADAVLFNHAVAQREGLGPSDAQFLTLLRAHGPMTAGELSARTGLTSGSTTGVLDRLEHAGLAVRRRDPEDRRRVIVSADEAGLAARLGPHYAEQAERLDQVLARRSHDDLRVVAAFLADVLADRPEASPAPTRPDDEGDTSIGNST; translated from the coding sequence GTGACGACGAGCGAGGCGTTGCGTGGCGAGATCCGATCGTCGGTGGTCCGCTTCATCGCGGACGCTGTTCTGTTCAACCACGCCGTTGCGCAGCGCGAGGGCCTCGGACCCAGCGATGCGCAGTTCCTGACGCTGCTGCGCGCGCACGGACCGATGACCGCCGGCGAGTTGAGCGCCCGGACGGGGCTGACGAGTGGCTCGACCACTGGGGTGCTCGACCGGTTGGAGCACGCCGGTCTCGCCGTCCGCCGCCGCGATCCGGAGGACCGCCGGCGGGTCATCGTGTCCGCTGACGAGGCCGGCCTGGCGGCGCGGTTGGGTCCCCACTATGCAGAGCAGGCCGAGCGGCTCGACCAGGTGCTCGCCCGCCGTTCCCACGACGATCTCCGAGTCGTCGCCGCGTTCCTCGCCGACGTGCTCGCCGATCGACCGGAGGCGTCGCCCGCACCGACGAGGCCTGACGATGAAGGCGACACGTCGATCGGGAACTCGACGTGA
- a CDS encoding DUF3995 domain-containing protein has translation MKATRRSGTRRDDLIDDDYRVRSLLVGAVVVAAKVALVAVAVVLASGGASLLVRWSGLVAGGLLAAYGVGLTVAGLLALAGVFGAVTDPRALAWHALLWRPWFIVWGVALWFTARRTRTDRR, from the coding sequence ATGAAGGCGACACGTCGATCGGGAACTCGACGTGACGACCTGATCGACGACGACTATCGTGTAAGGTCGCTGCTCGTCGGCGCCGTCGTCGTCGCCGCCAAGGTCGCGCTCGTGGCGGTCGCGGTCGTCCTGGCATCGGGTGGCGCGTCGTTGCTCGTGCGGTGGTCGGGGCTCGTCGCGGGCGGACTGCTTGCGGCGTACGGCGTCGGATTGACCGTCGCCGGGCTGCTTGCACTGGCCGGCGTGTTCGGTGCCGTCACCGATCCACGCGCGCTGGCATGGCACGCGCTGCTGTGGCGTCCGTGGTTCATCGTCTGGGGCGTGGCGTTGTGGTTCACCGCGCGACGAACGCGCACCGATCGCCGGTGA
- a CDS encoding AAA family ATPase has product MLKRLRLAAGMTQEALAESARLSAKAVSDLERDPTRRPRLTTVALLTDALGLSTGDRAALIAAARPDDLPPAHAPTASHQRLLRPLTPLLGRAGVTAAIAELLQRGDTQLLTLTGPGGVGKTRVAIDVARRVRDACADGVVFVDLTPLRDPALVLRRIAAGIGSDDRAATALHDRIVAALHDRRVLVVLDNFEHLLPAATDVVAVLEACPDLVVLATSRVSLRVRAGRDYAIAPLALPERSDPAEVLAGSPAVALFVDRARAAGVDLPPDADGMRVVADICRQLDGLPLALELAAARTRVLPPTALRARLDRRLAVLIDGPRDLPARQRTLRDAIAWSHDLLASPEQTVLRRLSVFAGGCTIDAADEVCGHGDADVASVLGEVAALTDSNLVRVQVPADGDTRPRVMLLETIREFGIEQLVDHDELDVIRQRHADHYVAVVEAVTARLAGPDAPAAAARLDAERDNLRAALAWLCDRADAAAAVRLVGCLWPYWFQRGHLTEGRRWLRDALDLPGADAVAAPLRLAALVGSPRLAMDQADDDAAQAACAAAVALARAHGDSHQLVAALNVRGQVAQLRDRYADSVRDYDEARALAHAAEDGSGEAEALRGLAAAAMFTGDGARARDLADDSLTVARTTGDDRLVAQSLSFLAWQATNTGDHDRAEALATESLDRWQRLGDTGEVAELHFQLANTAMFRGDHHRADQSFGEALALHRQRGDVLHLSRDLSGVGAAALNLGDLDRARAVTSESLELARQYDDRWGQAMSLTILGHIELAIGDDGHALQLLAEAAGHFDAIGNLLYMPWCLEGLAGVAAARGDPTFAAELDGARETVAAQVGVAIPPIHPDGYTRTLRAVRTALTPEALEDTRTSGRTRPVRQTIERATTDL; this is encoded by the coding sequence ATGCTCAAGCGCCTCCGACTCGCGGCTGGCATGACCCAGGAGGCGCTCGCCGAGAGCGCGCGCCTGAGCGCCAAGGCGGTCAGTGACCTCGAACGCGACCCCACGCGTCGACCACGGCTGACGACCGTTGCACTGCTCACGGACGCCCTGGGGCTGTCGACCGGGGACCGCGCCGCGCTGATCGCGGCCGCACGCCCCGACGATCTGCCGCCGGCCCACGCGCCCACGGCATCGCATCAGCGGCTACTGCGCCCCCTGACCCCGCTGCTGGGCCGGGCCGGTGTCACCGCGGCCATCGCCGAGCTGCTCCAACGCGGCGACACGCAGCTGCTGACGCTGACCGGACCCGGCGGTGTCGGCAAGACCCGTGTCGCGATCGATGTCGCGCGACGCGTGCGCGACGCGTGCGCCGATGGGGTGGTGTTCGTCGACCTCACGCCGCTGCGCGACCCTGCGCTGGTGCTGCGCAGGATCGCCGCCGGCATCGGCAGCGACGACCGCGCCGCCACCGCGCTGCACGACCGCATCGTCGCGGCGCTGCACGACCGGCGTGTGCTGGTGGTGCTCGACAACTTCGAGCATCTGCTGCCCGCTGCGACGGATGTGGTCGCGGTGCTCGAGGCATGTCCAGACCTGGTCGTGCTCGCCACCAGCCGCGTGTCGCTGCGCGTGCGCGCCGGACGCGATTACGCGATCGCGCCGTTGGCGCTGCCCGAGCGGTCCGACCCGGCCGAGGTGTTGGCCGGGTCGCCGGCGGTGGCGTTGTTCGTCGACCGCGCCCGCGCTGCGGGCGTGGACCTGCCGCCCGATGCGGACGGCATGCGGGTCGTGGCCGACATCTGCCGGCAGCTCGACGGCCTGCCACTGGCGCTGGAGCTGGCTGCCGCTCGCACGCGGGTGCTGCCGCCCACGGCACTGCGTGCGCGCCTCGACCGACGCCTGGCCGTGCTCATCGACGGCCCACGCGACCTGCCGGCGCGGCAGCGGACGCTGCGTGACGCCATCGCCTGGAGCCACGACCTGCTGGCCTCACCAGAACAGACGGTCCTTCGACGGTTGAGCGTGTTCGCCGGCGGCTGCACGATCGACGCCGCGGACGAGGTCTGCGGACACGGCGACGCCGACGTCGCCTCGGTGCTCGGCGAAGTGGCGGCCCTGACCGACAGCAACCTGGTCCGCGTGCAGGTGCCGGCCGATGGCGACACGCGGCCGCGTGTGATGCTGCTCGAGACGATCCGCGAGTTCGGGATCGAACAGCTGGTGGACCACGACGAGCTCGACGTCATCCGCCAGCGCCACGCCGACCACTACGTCGCGGTCGTCGAGGCCGTCACCGCACGCCTTGCGGGGCCCGACGCACCCGCGGCGGCGGCCCGGCTGGACGCCGAACGCGACAACCTGCGCGCCGCGCTGGCGTGGCTGTGCGACCGCGCGGACGCAGCGGCGGCGGTGCGGCTGGTCGGGTGCCTGTGGCCGTACTGGTTCCAGCGCGGCCACCTCACCGAGGGACGGCGATGGCTGCGCGACGCGCTGGATCTGCCGGGAGCCGACGCCGTCGCCGCGCCCCTGCGACTGGCCGCTCTGGTCGGCAGCCCCCGCCTGGCGATGGACCAGGCCGATGACGACGCCGCGCAGGCCGCGTGCGCAGCCGCCGTCGCGCTGGCCCGCGCCCACGGCGATTCCCACCAGCTCGTCGCCGCCCTCAACGTCCGCGGTCAGGTTGCGCAGCTGCGCGACCGCTACGCCGACTCGGTCCGCGACTACGACGAGGCCCGCGCGCTCGCGCACGCCGCCGAGGACGGGTCCGGCGAAGCCGAAGCGCTGCGCGGCCTCGCAGCGGCCGCGATGTTCACCGGCGACGGGGCCCGTGCGCGCGACCTCGCTGACGACAGCCTCACGGTCGCGCGAACCACAGGCGACGACCGCCTTGTCGCCCAGTCCCTGTCGTTCCTCGCGTGGCAGGCGACCAACACCGGCGATCACGACAGGGCCGAGGCCCTGGCGACCGAGAGCCTTGACCGCTGGCAACGACTCGGCGACACCGGCGAGGTCGCCGAGCTGCACTTCCAACTCGCCAACACCGCGATGTTCCGCGGCGACCATCACCGCGCCGACCAGTCGTTTGGCGAGGCCCTGGCGTTGCACCGACAGCGCGGTGACGTGCTCCACCTGTCGCGGGACCTTTCGGGCGTAGGAGCTGCCGCGCTCAACCTCGGCGACCTCGACCGCGCGCGGGCGGTGACCAGCGAGAGCCTCGAGCTCGCCAGACAGTACGACGACCGCTGGGGCCAAGCGATGTCATTGACGATCCTGGGGCACATCGAACTGGCCATCGGCGACGACGGGCATGCGCTGCAGCTGCTCGCCGAGGCTGCGGGCCACTTCGACGCCATCGGCAACCTGCTCTACATGCCGTGGTGCCTCGAGGGCCTGGCCGGCGTCGCGGCCGCCCGCGGCGACCCGACGTTCGCCGCCGAGCTCGACGGCGCCCGCGAGACCGTCGCCGCACAGGTCGGCGTCGCCATACCTCCCATCCACCCAGACGGCTACACCCGGACCCTGCGCGCGGTCCGGACCGCGCTCACACCCGAGGCGCTCGAGGACACACGCACCTCTGGCCGGACGCGACCGGTGCGACAGACCATCGAACGCGCGACCACCGACCTGTGA
- a CDS encoding ester cyclase — MSPEQMKRQARRLAEEVFTQGDLAVVDELIAHDDGDHSSTPPERTGLAALKDRVTVLRRAFPDLYLIVEDQIVEADRVVTRSTVRGTHTGEFLGVAPTGRRVAFELIDVNRVCDDGRITEHWAAVDTHRLLQQLGALRADSAA; from the coding sequence ATGTCACCGGAGCAGATGAAGCGCCAGGCCCGCCGTCTCGCCGAGGAAGTGTTCACCCAGGGTGACCTGGCCGTCGTCGACGAGCTCATCGCGCACGACGACGGCGACCACAGCTCGACACCGCCGGAGCGCACCGGCCTGGCGGCCCTGAAAGACCGGGTCACAGTCCTGCGCCGGGCGTTTCCCGACCTGTACCTGATCGTCGAGGACCAGATCGTCGAGGCCGACCGGGTCGTCACCCGCAGCACCGTCCGCGGCACCCACACCGGCGAGTTCCTCGGCGTCGCCCCCACCGGCCGACGGGTCGCCTTCGAGCTCATCGACGTCAACCGGGTCTGCGACGACGGCCGGATCACCGAGCACTGGGCAGCCGTAGACACCCACCGCCTGCTCCAGCAACTCGGCGCACTGCGCGCGGATTCGGCGGCGTAG
- a CDS encoding cupredoxin domain-containing protein, translating into MTTTSPSSQPTRTDPVAPAPSRQPRVGWLSLLVAAGWATIASFVIAMIIAGSIEAFFLAMAVPIVVGLLVVWRWRRAGIVVLGVVLLAELLSSAPFLADALAHPETPGDFLPLTLFAVATLVGGVAAVPAFREARNPGRPTTRSAMLVAVAAVVILVAATAVSIIAAGRVDSVTAQPGDIELTTADFRFDAPSVTAGAGTVAVTVTNDDATRHTFTVDELGVDLNVPPGTTQRVTFPADPGTYRFYCIPHAPDMAGELTVR; encoded by the coding sequence ATGACCACCACCAGCCCCAGCAGTCAGCCCACCCGCACCGACCCGGTCGCGCCGGCGCCGAGCAGGCAGCCACGCGTCGGATGGCTAAGCCTGCTCGTCGCGGCGGGCTGGGCCACGATCGCGTCGTTCGTGATCGCCATGATCATCGCCGGCAGCATCGAGGCGTTCTTCCTGGCGATGGCCGTCCCGATCGTGGTCGGACTGCTCGTGGTGTGGCGGTGGCGGCGGGCCGGCATCGTGGTGCTCGGTGTCGTGCTGCTCGCCGAGCTGCTGTCCAGCGCGCCATTCCTCGCCGACGCGCTGGCCCATCCCGAGACCCCCGGCGACTTCCTGCCCCTGACGCTGTTCGCCGTGGCGACACTTGTCGGCGGCGTCGCAGCGGTGCCCGCCTTCCGGGAGGCCAGGAACCCTGGCCGACCGACCACGCGCTCCGCCATGCTCGTCGCCGTGGCCGCCGTCGTCATCCTCGTGGCCGCGACCGCCGTCTCGATCATCGCTGCCGGCCGCGTCGACAGCGTCACCGCGCAGCCCGGTGACATCGAGCTGACCACGGCCGACTTCCGGTTCGACGCCCCCAGCGTCACGGCGGGTGCCGGGACCGTCGCGGTGACCGTCACCAACGACGATGCGACTCGTCACACGTTCACCGTCGACGAGCTCGGCGTGGACCTCAACGTGCCGCCCGGCACCACCCAGCGGGTCACGTTCCCCGCCGATCCCGGCACCTACCGCTTCTACTGCATCCCCCACGCGCCGGACATGGCCGGCGAACTCACCGTGCGCTGA
- a CDS encoding helix-turn-helix transcriptional regulator, with protein MVGATLTLLAEVNFHGGDSAEALRLLTEAVDHADDPRTVAAIELVIGYTYANAWEHEASAAHAARGLELVEASGDRPLIAQALAATVMYRFLCGGGVDWTTLERSLKLEDADAVVALEARPAVIAALLQLYVGDHDLARDGLRTIAQRAADRGDESAACEPLTTAIEEGGLAEPVPAFFLPDALEALIALGELGRADVLTTALEQRAHALDRTWALATGGRCRALLHAARGDLDAARTAADRAAAAHERIDMPFERARTQLVTGVIQRRCRQRALARSSFEEALKTFERLGTPLWADQARQQLDRVGTRQSSGTQLTATEQRVAELAGSGLTNREVASTLFISPKTVEANLSRVCVAVTRDQSSSAAPQW; from the coding sequence GTGGTCGGCGCGACGTTGACCCTGCTCGCCGAGGTCAACTTCCACGGCGGCGACTCCGCCGAGGCGCTGCGGCTGCTGACCGAGGCGGTGGACCACGCCGACGACCCACGGACCGTCGCCGCCATCGAGCTCGTCATCGGCTACACCTACGCCAACGCATGGGAGCACGAAGCGTCGGCGGCGCACGCGGCCCGCGGTCTCGAGCTGGTCGAGGCGTCCGGCGACCGCCCTCTCATCGCGCAGGCGCTCGCCGCGACGGTCATGTACCGGTTCCTGTGCGGCGGCGGCGTCGACTGGACGACGCTCGAACGGTCGCTGAAGCTCGAGGACGCCGACGCCGTCGTGGCACTGGAGGCCCGGCCGGCCGTCATCGCAGCGCTCCTCCAGCTCTACGTGGGCGACCACGACCTGGCGCGTGACGGTCTGCGCACCATCGCGCAGCGAGCAGCTGACCGCGGCGACGAGAGTGCCGCATGCGAGCCGCTCACGACGGCCATCGAGGAGGGTGGTCTTGCCGAGCCGGTGCCCGCATTCTTCCTCCCGGACGCCCTCGAGGCGTTGATCGCACTGGGCGAGCTCGGTCGCGCCGACGTGCTCACGACCGCGCTCGAGCAGCGCGCACACGCGCTGGACCGTACGTGGGCGCTCGCGACGGGCGGGCGCTGCCGCGCGCTGCTGCACGCCGCCCGTGGCGACCTCGATGCCGCCCGCACCGCCGCGGACAGAGCCGCCGCGGCACACGAGCGCATCGACATGCCGTTCGAGCGCGCGAGGACGCAGCTGGTCACGGGTGTGATCCAGCGCCGCTGTCGTCAGCGCGCGCTGGCGCGGTCGTCGTTCGAGGAGGCGCTGAAGACGTTCGAACGACTGGGCACCCCGCTGTGGGCGGATCAGGCCCGTCAGCAACTCGACCGGGTCGGCACACGGCAGTCGTCGGGCACGCAGCTCACGGCAACGGAGCAACGCGTCGCCGAGCTCGCCGGGAGCGGCCTGACCAACCGCGAGGTCGCCTCGACACTGTTCATCAGCCCGAAGACGGTCGAGGCGAACCTGTCCCGCGTCTGCGTCGCGGTCACACGTGACCAGTCGTCGAGCGCGGCGCCACAGTGGTGA
- a CDS encoding pyridoxal-phosphate dependent enzyme: MTTTARCVVNMRLRPADVPAPAGPDVQRFHAGMGGYRPTPLRAVDGVDIKDESDRFGLPAFKFLGASWAIEQLVRNDPSISALVTASAGNHGRAVGRAAALRELDCRVLLPRTISDRRAELISAEGAEVIRVDGRYDDAVAAAEAEAAAPGVALVADTGTTTSAHWVIDGYSTLFREASTQAVAPHDLIVVPIGVGSLAAAAIRFAAHAGPPATVVGVEPVTAACVGASLMAGRAVTIDTPGTSMTGMDCATPSAAAWPTLRSGLAGIVTVSDEETWQAMRDLADRGVTAGECGAATVAALRALRDDPRCAPLRTAAGLSPRTRVLCVSTEGATDPEAYARIVGSRRRSPSGGG; the protein is encoded by the coding sequence GTGACCACCACCGCCCGCTGCGTCGTCAACATGCGCCTGCGGCCCGCCGACGTGCCGGCGCCGGCCGGTCCCGACGTGCAACGGTTCCACGCGGGCATGGGCGGCTACCGGCCCACGCCACTGCGCGCCGTCGACGGTGTGGACATCAAGGACGAGTCGGACCGGTTCGGCCTGCCCGCGTTCAAGTTCCTCGGCGCCTCCTGGGCCATCGAACAGCTCGTCCGCAACGATCCGTCCATCTCTGCGTTGGTCACGGCGAGCGCGGGCAACCACGGGCGCGCGGTCGGCCGGGCCGCAGCACTGCGCGAGCTGGACTGCCGGGTCCTGCTGCCACGCACGATCAGTGACCGGCGAGCCGAGCTCATCAGCGCCGAGGGCGCCGAGGTCATCCGTGTCGACGGCCGCTACGACGATGCGGTCGCCGCGGCCGAGGCGGAGGCGGCAGCGCCCGGCGTCGCGCTGGTGGCGGACACGGGCACGACCACGTCGGCGCACTGGGTCATCGACGGCTACAGCACGCTGTTCCGCGAGGCGTCCACCCAGGCGGTGGCGCCGCACGACCTGATCGTCGTCCCGATCGGGGTCGGATCGCTGGCGGCCGCCGCGATCCGCTTCGCAGCCCACGCCGGACCGCCGGCGACCGTCGTCGGCGTCGAACCCGTGACGGCGGCATGCGTCGGCGCGTCACTCATGGCGGGCCGCGCCGTCACGATCGACACCCCCGGCACGAGCATGACCGGCATGGACTGCGCCACACCGTCGGCTGCTGCATGGCCCACCCTGCGCAGCGGGCTCGCCGGGATCGTCACCGTCAGCGACGAGGAGACCTGGCAGGCGATGCGGGACCTCGCGGACCGCGGCGTGACGGCCGGTGAGTGCGGCGCAGCGACCGTGGCCGCACTGCGCGCACTGCGCGACGATCCACGGTGCGCGCCCCTGCGCACGGCGGCCGGGCTCTCGCCGCGGACGCGGGTGCTGTGCGTGAGCACGGAGGGCGCCACTGACCCGGAGGCGTACGCGCGCATCGTCGGATCGCGACGGAGGTCACCATCGGGCGGCGGCTGA
- a CDS encoding M20/M25/M40 family metallo-hydrolase — protein MPHAAVGLLRDLVAIDSVNPSLVPGAAGEREIARFVDRWARDAGLATQIVETTPGRPSVIVRGGTAGGGPTLLLCGHLDTVGVRGMTDPHEPRVDGDRMHGRGAYDMKGGLAAALISCRDATLAGIAGEVVVAAVADEEHASLGVRAVLTHVSADAAVVTEPTELTVAVAHKGFVWTQIDVTGSAAHGSRPHLGVDAILKTGPVIVGLSDLDARLRADEHPLLGSGSLHASLIDGGLGESTIPDRCTLTVERRTLPGETGADVERDIEDLLGRCRDADPDLRAQQRTTLVRDPFEVPPTEPIVGVVRDAATAVMGRPPKVGGVSYWSDAAFIAAAEIPTVLFGPAGDGAHAAVEWVSIEATAACADVLTAAARAFCR, from the coding sequence ATGCCACACGCCGCCGTCGGTCTGCTCCGGGACCTCGTCGCGATCGACTCGGTCAACCCGTCGCTCGTACCGGGCGCGGCCGGCGAACGCGAGATCGCACGGTTCGTGGACCGGTGGGCCAGGGATGCGGGGCTCGCCACGCAGATCGTGGAGACGACCCCGGGACGCCCCAGCGTGATCGTCCGGGGCGGGACGGCGGGCGGCGGACCGACGCTGCTCCTGTGCGGGCATCTCGACACGGTGGGCGTGCGCGGCATGACCGATCCACACGAGCCGCGTGTGGACGGCGATCGCATGCACGGTCGCGGCGCCTACGACATGAAGGGCGGGCTCGCAGCAGCCCTGATCTCCTGTCGCGACGCGACCCTGGCGGGGATCGCCGGGGAGGTGGTCGTCGCGGCCGTCGCTGACGAGGAGCACGCCAGCCTCGGCGTCCGGGCGGTGCTCACCCACGTCTCGGCCGATGCGGCGGTCGTGACCGAGCCGACCGAGCTGACGGTCGCGGTCGCGCACAAGGGCTTTGTCTGGACGCAGATCGACGTGACGGGCAGTGCGGCGCACGGTTCGCGACCGCACCTGGGTGTCGATGCGATCCTGAAGACCGGCCCGGTCATCGTCGGCCTGTCCGATCTCGACGCGCGCCTGCGCGCCGACGAGCATCCGTTGCTCGGGTCGGGCTCGCTGCACGCCTCGCTGATCGACGGCGGTCTGGGGGAGTCGACGATCCCCGACCGCTGCACACTGACCGTCGAACGCCGCACGCTGCCGGGCGAGACCGGCGCAGACGTCGAACGTGACATCGAGGACCTGCTCGGACGGTGTCGTGACGCCGATCCCGATCTGCGCGCGCAGCAACGCACCACGCTCGTGCGCGACCCGTTCGAGGTGCCGCCCACCGAGCCGATCGTCGGCGTCGTCCGGGACGCCGCGACAGCGGTGATGGGCCGCCCGCCGAAGGTCGGCGGCGTCAGCTACTGGAGCGATGCGGCGTTCATCGCGGCGGCGGAGATCCCGACCGTGTTGTTCGGGCCCGCAGGTGACGGGGCGCACGCCGCAGTCGAGTGGGTCAGCATCGAGGCGACCGCGGCGTGCGCCGACGTGCTGACCGCCGCGGCGCGCGCGTTCTGCCGGTGA